A window of the Brassica napus cultivar Da-Ae chromosome C5, Da-Ae, whole genome shotgun sequence genome harbors these coding sequences:
- the LOC106397708 gene encoding probable folate-biopterin transporter 8, chloroplastic isoform X2, with product MFFTSVVVAEFLTSPLEVLAWGTMALFQGAREVLPSLIACALLSNLGASITEVAKDALVAEYGLRYRINGLQSYALMASAAGGVLGNLLGGYLLLRTPPKISFLVFTAVLSLQLLVSLSSREESFGLPRRKETSSVVMSVKKQLSNLMEAIQEEDISQPMIWAVVSISMVPLLSGSVFCYQTQVLNLDPSVIGMSKVIGQVMLLCLTVVYDRYLKTLPMRPLIHIVQLLYALSILLDYVLVKQINLGVGISNEVFVLCFSSLAEILAQFKILPFAVRLANMCPQGCEGSVTSFLASSLCLSQIVSAFLGVGLANVIGVTSSNYSNLPSGIIVQSLAALVPLCFIHFVPMSQPVVEKGTKRGLSTRSSRCSRRVGRVIRQESVAYRRVRESEEAQR from the exons ATGTTCTTTACATCGGTAGTGGTCGCAGAGTTCCTTACATCTCCATTGGAG GTACTAGCATGGGGCACAATGGCACTCTTCCAAGGAGCTAGAGAAGTTCTTCCTTCTCTCATAGCATGTGCCCTGCTCAGTAACCTTGGTGCATCCATCACCGAGGTTGCTAAAGACGCTCTCGTCGCTGAATACGGTCTAAGATACAGAATAAACGGTCTTCAGTCCTACGCCCTCATGGCTTCAGCAGCTGGTGGAGTCTTAGGAAACTTGCTTGGAGGATATCTCTTGCTCAGAACACCTCCTAAGATCTCCTTTCTTGTCTTCACCGCGGTCTTGTCTCTTCAGCTCCTTGTCTCTTTATCTTCAAGAGAAGAGTCTTTTGGTTTGCCACGGAGGAAAGAGACAAGCTCGGTTGTGATGAGTGTAAAGAAACAGTTGTCTAATCTCATGGAAGCTATCCAGGAGGAGGATATCTCACAGCCTATGATCTGGGCGGTAGTGTCCATCTCAATGGTCCCACTTCTCTCTGGATCAGTGTTCTGTTACCAAACACAAGTTCTGAACTTGGACCCTTCGGTTATTGGAATGTCCAAAGTGATTGGACAAGTGATGCTTCTTTGTCTAACCGTGGTCTACGACCGATACTTAAAGACACTTCCCATGAGACCACTCATCCACATCGTCCAGCTCTTGTACGCGTTATCAATCCTCCTCGACTATGTTTTGGTGAAGCAGATAAACCTCGGAGTTGGTATCTCCAACGAGGTCTTTGTCCTTTGCTTCTCTAGCTTAGCAGAGATCCTCGCACAGTTCAAGATCCTTCCATTCGCAGTTCGGTTAGCTAACATGTGTCCTCAAGGCTGTGAAGGATCGGTCACATCGTTTCTCGCTTCATCTCTGTGTCTATCACAGATTGTTAGCGCTTTCTTGGGAGTAGGATTAGCTAATGTGATAGGTGTAACGTCTAGTAACTATTCGAACTTGCCTTCAGGGATTATAGTACAGTCTCTAGCGGCTTTGGTGCCTTTGTGTTTCATACACTTCGTCCCAATGTCACAGCCTGTGGTTGAGAAGGGAACGAAGAGAGGTTTAAGTACGAGAAGCAGCAGATGTAGTAGAAGAGTTGGGAGAGTAATACGTCAAGAAAGTGTAGCTTATCGGCGAGTAAGAGAGTCAGAAGAAGCACAAAGATAG
- the LOC106397708 gene encoding probable folate-biopterin transporter 8, chloroplastic isoform X1, translated as MINPLLSIQNSPTTFMNPPFSFFNTKLQQQQPEKQNKSNTLFIVETKSRRATTFSCLSISRKRRSNGVSESEETVRYEQMGGGGISVLCGLGYWVQGSRCFPWLALNFHMVNTLGLQPSTLQLVQYSCLLPMVAKPLYGVLSDVLYIGSGRRVPYISIGVSLQVLAWGTMALFQGAREVLPSLIACALLSNLGASITEVAKDALVAEYGLRYRINGLQSYALMASAAGGVLGNLLGGYLLLRTPPKISFLVFTAVLSLQLLVSLSSREESFGLPRRKETSSVVMSVKKQLSNLMEAIQEEDISQPMIWAVVSISMVPLLSGSVFCYQTQVLNLDPSVIGMSKVIGQVMLLCLTVVYDRYLKTLPMRPLIHIVQLLYALSILLDYVLVKQINLGVGISNEVFVLCFSSLAEILAQFKILPFAVRLANMCPQGCEGSVTSFLASSLCLSQIVSAFLGVGLANVIGVTSSNYSNLPSGIIVQSLAALVPLCFIHFVPMSQPVVEKGTKRGLSTRSSRCSRRVGRVIRQESVAYRRVRESEEAQR; from the exons ATGATAAATCCATTACTATCAATCCAGAACTCCCCAACCACGTTCATGAATCCACCATTTTCGTTCTTTAACACaaaactacaacaacaacaaccagaGAAGCAGAACAAGAGCAATACTCTGTTCATTGTGGAAACCAAATCAAGAAGAGCCACGACATTCTCATGTCTCTCAATATccagaaaaagaagaagcaacgGTGTTTCTGAATCTGAAGAAACTGTGAGGTATGAACAAATGGGTGGTGGAGGAATCTCGGTTTTGTGTGGGTTAGGCTATTGGGTGCAGGGCTCCAGATGTTTCCCATGGCTTGCACTTAACTTCCACATGGTTAACACCCTCGGACTCCAACCATCCACCCTTCAGCTTGTGCAGTACTCTTGCCTTCTCCCTATGGTGGCTAAACCTCTCTACGGAGTTCTCTCAGATGTTCTTTACATCGGTAGTGGTCGCAGAGTTCCTTACATCTCCATTGGAG TGTCTCTGCAGGTACTAGCATGGGGCACAATGGCACTCTTCCAAGGAGCTAGAGAAGTTCTTCCTTCTCTCATAGCATGTGCCCTGCTCAGTAACCTTGGTGCATCCATCACCGAGGTTGCTAAAGACGCTCTCGTCGCTGAATACGGTCTAAGATACAGAATAAACGGTCTTCAGTCCTACGCCCTCATGGCTTCAGCAGCTGGTGGAGTCTTAGGAAACTTGCTTGGAGGATATCTCTTGCTCAGAACACCTCCTAAGATCTCCTTTCTTGTCTTCACCGCGGTCTTGTCTCTTCAGCTCCTTGTCTCTTTATCTTCAAGAGAAGAGTCTTTTGGTTTGCCACGGAGGAAAGAGACAAGCTCGGTTGTGATGAGTGTAAAGAAACAGTTGTCTAATCTCATGGAAGCTATCCAGGAGGAGGATATCTCACAGCCTATGATCTGGGCGGTAGTGTCCATCTCAATGGTCCCACTTCTCTCTGGATCAGTGTTCTGTTACCAAACACAAGTTCTGAACTTGGACCCTTCGGTTATTGGAATGTCCAAAGTGATTGGACAAGTGATGCTTCTTTGTCTAACCGTGGTCTACGACCGATACTTAAAGACACTTCCCATGAGACCACTCATCCACATCGTCCAGCTCTTGTACGCGTTATCAATCCTCCTCGACTATGTTTTGGTGAAGCAGATAAACCTCGGAGTTGGTATCTCCAACGAGGTCTTTGTCCTTTGCTTCTCTAGCTTAGCAGAGATCCTCGCACAGTTCAAGATCCTTCCATTCGCAGTTCGGTTAGCTAACATGTGTCCTCAAGGCTGTGAAGGATCGGTCACATCGTTTCTCGCTTCATCTCTGTGTCTATCACAGATTGTTAGCGCTTTCTTGGGAGTAGGATTAGCTAATGTGATAGGTGTAACGTCTAGTAACTATTCGAACTTGCCTTCAGGGATTATAGTACAGTCTCTAGCGGCTTTGGTGCCTTTGTGTTTCATACACTTCGTCCCAATGTCACAGCCTGTGGTTGAGAAGGGAACGAAGAGAGGTTTAAGTACGAGAAGCAGCAGATGTAGTAGAAGAGTTGGGAGAGTAATACGTCAAGAAAGTGTAGCTTATCGGCGAGTAAGAGAGTCAGAAGAAGCACAAAGATAG
- the LOC106402186 gene encoding aldehyde oxidase 4 produces MACEDLVFAVNGERFEVFSVHPSTTLLEFLRSSTPFKSLKLSCGEGGCGACIVILSKYDPVSDKVEEYSINSCLTLLCSVNECSITTADGLGNTERGFHPIHKRFAGFHASQCGFCTPGMCISLYSALSNAHNSNPPDYLTASAAEKSISGNLCRCTGYRPIADACKSFAADVDIEDLGFNSFWRKGESREEMLKKLPPYDPDKDLVAFPDFLKAKIKRQHNVLDQMRYHWSTPGSVEELQEILATINSGGDRGLLKLVVGNTGTGYYKEVKQYSRYIDISHIPEMSMIKKDDRGIEIGAVVTISKVIDALMDEDTSGYVFKKIGIHMEKVANHFIRNSGSIGGNLVMAQSKNFPSDITTLLLAADASVHTMNAGRHERRRIGEFLVSPPIIDTTTVLLKVQIPSWTASSTTGLLFETYRAAPRPFGSALPYLNAAFLAVVSHDASSRGVVVDKCRLAFGSFGGYHSIRAREVEDFLTGKLLSHSVLFEAVRLLKGIIVPTIDTSYTEYKKSLAAGFLFDFLYPLIESGSWDSERKHVDGHVVPTLSLPSLSSAQQVFESKEFQPVGEAVIKYGAEMQAAGEAVYVDDIPSLPSCLHGAFIYSTKALARIKRVGFRGNVLPVGVLAVITFKDIPQAGQNVGYISMFGTGLLFADEVTLCAGQIIALVVADTQKHADLAVKLAVVEYDLKNVETPVLSVEEAVNRSSLFEVPSEYKPEPAGDVAKGMAEADRKIRSVELRLESQYFFYMETQTALALPDEDKYLVVYSSTQASEYTQAVIATCLGIPENNVRVITRRLGGGFGGKAIKSMPVATACALAAQKLQRPVRIYLNRKTDMIMVGGRHPMKITYSVGFRSDGKLTALETTMLIDAGIDVDVSPILPQNIVNSLKKYDWGALSFDIKVCKTNRPSRTSLRAPGEVQGSYIAESIVENVACSLNMDVDVVRRINVHTYESLSKFYTDAAGEPDEYTLPLLWDKLEISSDFKRRAESVKEFNVGNVWRKRGISRVPIVYHVKNRPTPGRVSILGDGSVVVEVAGIEMGQGLWTKVQQMVAYGLGMIKCEGSQDLFERIRLLQTDTLSMTQTSYTAGSTTSENCCEAVRLCCVILVERLKATMDEILENARSVTWDMLIQQANAQSVDLSARSFYKPETSFANYLNYGVGASEVEVDIVTGRTEIIRSDIIYDCGRSLNPAVDLGQIEGAFVQGVGFFMNEEYTTDENGLVIQEGTWDYKIPTIDTIPKQFNVQILNSGHHKSRVLSSKASGEPPLLGAASVHCATRSAIREARKQYFSWKCVNGDRRDDSDLGFELPVPAIMPVVKQLCGLDSAEKYLEWKTYPLK; encoded by the exons ATGGCGTGTGAAGATTTGGTGTTTGCTGTTAACGGAGAGAGATTTGAAGTCTTTTCCGTTCATCCTTCTACTACTTTGCTTGAGTTCTTGCGCTCCAGCACTCCCTTCAAGAGCCTCAAGCTCAGCTGTGGCGAAG GGGGTTGTGGTGCTTGCATCGTGATTCTATCAAAATACGATCCAGTGTCAGACAAAGTCGAGGAGTATTCTATAAACTCTTGCCTGACCCTTCTTTGCAGCGTAAATGAGTGTTCCATAACCACAGCTGACGGACTAGGAAACACCGAAAGAGGTTTCCACCCTATCCACAAAAGATTCGCCGGGTTCCATGCCTCACAATGTGGTTTTTGTACCCCGGGGATGTGCATCTCTCTTTACTCCGCTCTTTCAAACGCACATAACTCCAATCCTCCGGACTACCTCACCGCTTCTGCAGCGGAGAAGTCTATTTCCGGAAACCTCTGTCGCTGCACCGGTTACCGTCCCATCGCCGATGCTTGCAAGAGTTTCGCTGCAGATGTGGACATAGAGGATTTGGGATTCAACTCTTTCTGGAGGAAAGGGGAAAGCAGAGAGGAGATGCTGAAGAAACTGCCTCCTTACGATCCTGATAAAGATCTTGTCGCTTTTCCGGATTTCTTGAAGGCAAAGATAAAGCGTCAGCATAATGTTTTGGATCAGATGAGGTATCATTGGAGCACTCCTGGTAGCGTCGAGGAGCTTCAGGAAATATTGGCAACAATCAACTCTGGCGGTGATAGAGGTTTGCTGAAATTAGTTGTTGGTAACACGGGAACAGGTTACTACAAGGAAGTGAAGCAATATAGTAGATATATTGATATTAGCCACATCCCAGAGATGTCAATGATCAAGAAAGATGACAGAGGAATCGAAATTGGAGCAGTTGTTACCATATCTAAAGTTATCGATGCTTTGATGGATGAAGATACGTCTGGTtatgttttcaagaaaataggtATTCATATGGAGAAGGTGGCCAACCATTTTATCAGAAACTCGGGGAGTATCGGTGGTAATCTGGTGATGGCACAGAGCAAAAACTTTCCTTCCGACATAACCACACTTTTGCTCGCTGCTGATGCATCTGTGCATACGATGAACGCTGGGAGACACGAGAGGCGTAGGATAGGTGAGTTTCTTGTGTCGCCTCCAATAATAGACACTACAACTGTTCTTCTAAAGGTTCAAATCCCTAGCTGGACGGCTTCTTCCACTACTGGTTTACTTTTCGAAACCTATCGAGCTGCACCTCGTCCTTTCGGAAGTGCACTGCCTTATCTCAACGCTGCTTTCTTAGCGGTAGTCTCTCACGATGCATCGTCAAGAGGCGTCGTTGTGGACAAATGCCGGTTGGCATTTGGTTCTTTTGGTGGGTATCATTCAATCAGGGCGAGGGAGGTTGAGGATTTCTTGACGGGTAAATTACTCAGCCACAGTGTTTTATTTGAAGCTGTGAGGTTACTCAAAGGGATCATAGTGCCCACCATAGATACCTCGTACACTGAGTATAAGAAAAGCTTGGCCGCTGGGTTTCTCTTTGATTTTCTCTATCCTCTGATCGAGAGTGGCAGCTGGGATTCAGAGAGAAAGCATGTCGATGGGCACGTCGTTCCAACGTTATCTCTGCCTTCGCTGTCATCTGCGCAGCAGGTGTTTGAAAGTAAAGAGTTTCAACCTGTTGGTGAAGCCGTTATCAAATATGGAGCTGAAATGCAGGCAGCTG GTGAAGCTGTTTACGTTGATGATATTCCATCCTTACCCAGTTGTCTACATGGAGCATTCATTTATAGCACAAAGGCATTGGCTAGGATAAAGAGAGTTGGTTTCAGAGGCAATGTGTTACCGGTCGGAGTTTTGGCAGTTATTACTTTCAAGGATATTCCTCAAGCGGGGCAAAACGTTGGTTACATATCTATGTTTGGCACAGGGCTTCTATTTGCAGATGAAGTTACTCTATGTGCCGGACAAATCATTGCTCTTGTG GTCGCAGACACGCAAAAACATGCAGATTTGGCAGTAAAGCTTGCAGTAGTTGAGTACGATTTAAAGAACGTAGAAACACCAGTATTATCTGTGGAGGAGGCAGTCAACAGGTCCAGCCTTTTTGAGGTTCCTTCCGAGTATAAACCTGAACCCGCTGGCGATGTTGCAAAAGGAATGGCTGAAGCTGATCGCAAGATACGCTCAGTAGAG TTGAGACTCGAGTCACAATACTTCTTCTACATGGAGACACAAACGGCACTTGCCTTGCCAGACGAAGACAAATATTTAGTGGTTTACAGCTCAACTCAAGCAAGCGAGTACACACAAGCAGTGATTGCTACATGCCTTGGCATCCCAGAGAATAACGTGCGAGTCATAACCAGAAGACTTGGAGGTGGCTTTGGTGGAAAAGCTATAAAGTCAATGCCT GTTGCGACAGCATGTGCACTCGCTGCACAAAAATTACAGCGCCCTGTAAGGATTTACCTCAACCGCAAGACTGATATGATAATGGTTGGAGGAAGGCATCCCATGAAAATAACTTACAGTGTTGGTTTCAGATCTGACGGTAAACTCACAGCACTAGAGACAACTATGTTAATAGATGCAGGAATAGATGTGGATGTAAGTCCAATACTGCCACAGAATATAGTGAACTCCCTGAAGAAATACGACTGGGGTGCGTTGTCATTCGACATCAAAGTGTGCAAGACAAACCGTCCGAGCAGAACGTCCTTGAGGGCACCCGGTGAGGTACAAGGCTCATATATCGCTGAATCCATCGTTGAGAATGTGGCATGTTCCCTGAACATGGACGTGGATGTCGTGAGAAGGATAAACGTTCACACTTACGAAAGCCTCAGCAAGTTTTACACGGATGCTGCTGGTGAGCCTGATGAATATACTTTGCCTTTGTTATGGGACAAACTGGAGATATCTTCAGATTTCAAGAGAAGGGCTGAGTCAGTGAAAGAGTTTAACGTTGGTAACGTATGGCGCAAGAGGGGAATTTCTAGAGTACCCATCGTCTATCACGTTAAGAATAGGCCAACTCCGGGGAGAGTAAGCATTTTGGGGGATGGTTCGGTTGTGGTCGAGGTTGCGGGTATCGAGATGGGGCAAGGGCTATGGACGAAGGTGCAGCAGATGGTGGCTTATGGTCTTGGTATGATCAAGTGCGAAGGAAGTCAAGATCTTTTCGAGAGAATAAGGCTTCTTCAGACTGATACGCTCAGTATGACTCAAACCAGTTACACTGCGGGTAGCACGACGTCCGAGAACTGCTGTGAAGCAGTTAGGCTTTGCTGTGTCATCTTGGTGGAGAGACTGAAAGCTACCATGGATGAGATTCTGGAGAACGCTCGATCCGTGACATGGGACATGCTCATTCAACAG GCAAATGCTCAATCTGTGGACTTGTCAGCTCGTTCTTTTTATAAGCCAGAGACCTCTTTTGCAAATTATCTAAACTACGGAGTTGGAGCTAGTGAG GTGGAGGTGGACATAGTGACAGGAAGAACAGAAATTATAAGATCAGATATCATTTACGACTGTGGAAGAAGCCTTAATCCTGCTGTTGATTTGGGACAG ATTGAAGGAGCGTTTGTGCAAGGGGTCGGTTTTTTCATGAATGAAGAGTATACAACAGATGAAAACGGGCTAGTGATTCAAGAAGGCACATGGGACTACAAAATCCCTACAATAGACACAATCCCAAAACAGTTCAACGTTCAGATTCTCAACAGTGGTCATCACAAGAGTCGTGTTCTCTCCTCAAAAG CTTCAGGTGAACCTCCGTTGCTTGGGGCTGCTTCTGTGCATTGTGCAACAAGGTCAGCCATAAGAGAAGCACGAAAACAGTACTTTTCGTGGAAGTGCGTTAACGGTGATCGCAGAGACGATTCTGATCTTGGTTTTGAGTTGCCGGTTCCAGCGATTATGCCGGTGGTGAAGCAGCTTTGTGGCCTTGACAGCGCTGAGAAGTACTTGGAATGGAAAACGTAtcctttaaaataa